One Glycine max cultivar Williams 82 chromosome 3, Glycine_max_v4.0, whole genome shotgun sequence DNA window includes the following coding sequences:
- the LOC113001148 gene encoding cytochrome P450 71B37, with amino-acid sequence MNILAAGTDTTAATSVWAMTALVKNPRVMKKVQEEVRNVGGTKDFLDEDDIQKLPYFKAMIKETLRLHLPSQLLIPRESTDECIVDGYRIPAKTIVYVNAWVIQRDPEVWKNPEEFCPERFLDSAIDFRGQDFELIPFGAGRRICPGIPMAAVILELVLANLLHSFDWKLPQGMVKEDIDVEVLPGITQHKKNHLCLRAKTRSHILMLEGTSCDENN; translated from the exons ATG AACATACTTGCAGCAGGTACAGATACCACTGCAGCCACATCAGTTTGGGCTATGACAGCCCTAGTAAAAAACCCTAGAGTAATGAAGAAAGTTCAAGAAGAAGTTAGAAATGTGGGGGGAACAAAAGATTTCTTAGATGAAGATGATATTCAAAAACTTCCCTATTTCAAGGCAATGATAAAAGAGACGTTGAGATTGCACCTACCAAGTCAACTACTTATACCAAGAGAATCAACTGACGAGTGCATTGTAGATGGCTACCGAATTCCAGCCAAGACAATTGTGTATGTGAATGCTTGGGTTATTCAAAGAGACCCTGAAGTTTGGAAAAATCCCGAAGAATTTTGTCCTGAAAGATTCTTAGATAGTGCTATAGATTTTCGTGGACAAGATTTCGAATTAATTCCTTTTGGTGCAGGTCGTAGAATTTGCCCAGGTATACCTATGGCGGCTGTGATATTAGAACTTGTCCTTGCTAATCTTCTGcattcctttgattggaaattgcCGCAAGGGATGGTAAAGGAAGACATTGATGTTGAAGTATTGCCGGGAATTACCCAACACAAGAAGAATCATCTTTGTCTTCGTGCCAAGACCAGGAGCCATATATTAATGCTAGAAGGAACCAGTTGTGATGAAAATAATTAG